One region of Myxocyprinus asiaticus isolate MX2 ecotype Aquarium Trade chromosome 38, UBuf_Myxa_2, whole genome shotgun sequence genomic DNA includes:
- the fpgs gene encoding folylpolyglutamate synthase, mitochondrial: MMRLYRTCIEISARHRQWNNIAELSVRFSSTKAAPRFRRMDYQDVVCTLNTLQTNASTLEQVKRERGHPQRQLQDMRGFLQRAGLKVEELDRLNIIHVTGTKGKGSACAFTEKILRNYGFRTGFYSSPHLVQVRERIRINGQPIGKELFTKYFWQVYGRLEETKDTHGGSMPAYFRFLTILAFHVFLQEKVDLAVIEVGIGGAYDCTNIIRRPWVCGISSLGIDHTSLLGDTIEKIAWQKGGIFKPGVPAFTVKQPDGSLKVLQERAEEIGCSLSVCPDLDEYKSEGSLRLGLAGQHQCSNASLALQLSHTWLQRHFLTDPELSSTVEYSGVSPAQAFQPSPAMIKGLAETEWPGRNQTLKHGSVTYFLDGAHTTRSMHACVRWFNEIATQHERNAGGTVVRVLLFNATGERDCAAMLKLLAPCHFDFAVFCPNITEAIANCNADQQNFNVSVENMLTRCLDNQQSWRILNGQEEKPAAELLIGGGLPLVAERHSDTLVFPCILSALQWISQGRDSVLSDPNKCVIPVKPSISSKAAPLREAVNIHVLITGSLHLVGGALKHLEPALNS, translated from the exons GATGTGGTGTGCACCCTCAACACCCTGCAGACCAACGccagcactctggagcaggtgaagagagagagaggacatccACAACGTCAGCTGCAGGACATGAGAGGCTTTCTACAGCGAGCAGGCCTCAAG GTAGAAGAACTTGATCGTCTTAATATTATTCATGTAACTGGAACAAAAGGAAAG ggGTCAGCATGTGCCTTTACAGAGAAGATTTTGAGAAATTATGGCTTCCGTACGGGATTCTACAG CTCACCTCATTTGGTGCAAGTGAGAGAGCGAATCAGAATCAATGGTCAGCCAATAGGCAAAGAGCTCTTTACAAAATATTTCTGGCAGGTGTACGGACGGCTGGAGGAAACTAAG GATACTCATGGTGGCAGCATGCCCGCTTATTTTCGCTTTCTCACAATCTTGGCCTTCCATGTATTCCTGCAGGAAAAG GTTGATTTGGCTGTCATTGAGGTTGGGATTGGTGGAGCATACGACTGTACCAATATCATCAG gagaccCTGGGTGTGCGGTATCTCTTCTTTGGGCATCGATCACACCAGTTTACTAGGAGATACCATTGAAAAAATTGCCTGGCAGAAAGGAGGCATTTTTAAG CCTGGGGTTCCTGCGTTTACAGTGAAACAGCCTGATGGATCATTGAAGGTGCTTCAAGAGCGAGCAGAAGAAATCGGG tGTTCGTTATCAGTGTGTCCTGATCTGGATGAGTATAAGAGCGAGGGATCACTCCGGTTGGGTTTAGCTGGTCAGCATCAGTGCAGTAACGCTTCTCTCGCTCTACAGCTCTCACACACCTGGCTGCAGAGACACTTCCTCACAG ATCCTGAATTATCATCTACAGTAGAGTACAGTGGTGTGAGTCCAGCTCAGGCGTTCCAGCCAAGTCCTGCAATGATTAAAG GTCTTGCAGAGACAGAATGGCCTGGACGCAATCAGACACTCAAGCATGGTTCTGTGACGTATTTCCTGGACGGCGCTCACACCACCCGCAGCATGCATGCCTGTGTCCGATGGTTTAACGAGATCGCGACGCAACATGAGAGAAATGCAGG GGGTACAGTGGTCAGGGTCCTCTTATTCAACGCTACAGGAGAGAGAGACTGTGCCGCCATGCTCAAACTGCTTGCG CCCTGTCATTTCGACTTTGCTGTGTTCTGTCCGAACATCACAGAGGCCATAGCAAACTGTAATGCAG ATCAGCAAAACTTTAATGTTTCTGTGGAGAACATGCTCACCCGTTGCCTGGACAACCAGCAAAGCTGGCGCATTCTGAATGGCCAGGAAGAAAAGCCGGCGGCGGAGCTTCTGATCGGGGGCGGTCTGCCCCTGGTGGCGGAAAGGCACAGCGATACCCTCGTGTTTCCCTGCATCCTCAGCGCTCTCCAGTGGATCAGTCAGGGAAGAGACTCGGTTCTGTCAGACCCAAACAAATGTGTCATACCTGTTAAACCTAGCATAAGCTCAAAAGCTGCACCACTACGAGAGGCCGTGAACATACACGTCCTCATCACAGGTAGCCTACACCTGGTGGGAGGGGCTTTAAAACACTTGGAACCTGCTTTAAATTCTTAA